Proteins encoded in a region of the Spiroplasma endosymbiont of Amphimallon solstitiale genome:
- a CDS encoding IS30 family transposase, protein MYKYLTIESIIAIKEYKSYGFSIRKIAKAIDYSKSTVHRVCRLLNQNLLPLEILNKIQKNKQNAGRKLIILTLIEINTINHLLITKNYALDIIANFLKENKIKSISTKTLYNMFKTNRMGFDENNLLRKGKNKPHKQKETRGRINNCKSIHERNLIIPNIKNIEEFGHLEGDTIIGKDHKSSIITLADIWSKTTIPLATKNNKSENITKSIIKFISKLQKGTVKTITFDRGKEFSKWKLIEKNCNVKIYFADPGKPCQRGLNENNNGILRRYLPKSTDLSSYKQKDLNTIAFQINSTPRKSLSYKRPIDLIQLF, encoded by the coding sequence ATGTATAAGTATCTGACTATTGAATCAATAATAGCAATAAAAGAATATAAAAGTTATGGATTTTCGATTCGTAAAATAGCAAAAGCCATTGATTATAGTAAATCAACTGTACATAGAGTTTGTAGATTATTAAATCAAAACTTATTACCATTAGAAATATTGAATAAAATTCAAAAAAATAAACAAAATGCAGGTAGAAAATTAATAATTTTAACTTTAATAGAAATTAATACTATTAATCATTTGTTAATTACTAAAAATTATGCTCTTGATATAATTGCTAATTTTTTAAAGGAAAATAAAATAAAAAGTATTTCAACAAAAACTTTATATAACATGTTTAAAACAAATCGAATGGGTTTTGATGAAAATAACTTATTGAGAAAAGGAAAAAATAAACCTCACAAACAAAAAGAAACTAGGGGCAGAATTAATAATTGTAAGTCTATTCATGAAAGAAATTTAATCATTCCTAATATTAAAAATATAGAAGAATTTGGTCATTTAGAGGGTGATACTATCATTGGTAAAGATCATAAAAGTTCTATTATTACTTTAGCTGATATATGATCAAAAACCACAATTCCTTTAGCAACTAAAAATAATAAATCAGAAAATATTACAAAAAGTATAATAAAATTTATTTCAAAGTTACAAAAAGGAACAGTTAAAACTATTACTTTTGATCGTGGTAAAGAATTTAGTAAATGAAAATTAATCGAAAAAAATTGTAATGTTAAGATTTATTTTGCAGATCCTGGTAAACCTTGTCAAAGAGGTTTAAATGAAAATAATAATGGTATTTTAAGAAGATATTTACCAAAATCTACAGATCTATCTTCATATAAACAAAAAGATTTAAATACTATAGCATTTCAAATTAATTCTACACCCAGAAAATCACTATCTTATAAAAGACCAATAGATTTAATACAATTATTTTAA
- a CDS encoding IS30 family transposase, protein MYKYLTIESIIAIKEYKSYGFSIRKIAKAIDYSKSTVHRVCRLLNQNLLPLEILNKIQKNKQNAGRKLIILTLIEINTINHLLITKNYALDIIANFLKENKIKSISTKTLYNMFKTNRMGFDENNLLRKGKNKPHKQKETRGRINNCKSIHERNLIIPNIKNIEEFGHLEGDTIIGKDHKSSIITLADIWSKTTIPLATKNNKSENITKSIIKFISKLQKGTVKTITFDRGKEFSKWKLIEKNCNVKIYFADPGKPCQRGLNENNNGILRRYLPKSTDLSSYKQKDLNTIAFQINSTPRKSLSYKRPIDLIQLF, encoded by the coding sequence ATGTATAAGTATCTGACTATTGAATCAATAATAGCAATAAAAGAATATAAAAGTTATGGATTTTCGATTCGTAAAATAGCAAAAGCCATTGATTATAGTAAATCAACTGTACATAGAGTTTGTAGATTATTAAATCAAAACTTATTACCATTAGAAATATTGAATAAAATTCAAAAAAATAAACAAAATGCAGGTAGAAAATTAATAATTTTAACTTTAATAGAAATTAATACTATTAATCATTTGTTAATTACTAAAAATTATGCTCTTGATATAATTGCTAATTTTTTAAAGGAAAATAAAATAAAAAGTATTTCAACAAAAACTTTATATAACATGTTTAAAACAAATCGAATGGGTTTTGATGAAAATAACTTATTGAGAAAAGGAAAAAATAAACCTCACAAACAAAAAGAAACTAGAGGCAGAATTAATAATTGTAAGTCTATTCATGAAAGAAATTTAATCATTCCTAATATTAAAAATATAGAAGAATTTGGTCATTTAGAGGGTGATACTATCATTGGTAAAGATCATAAAAGTTCTATTATTACTTTAGCTGATATATGATCAAAAACCACAATTCCTTTAGCAACTAAAAATAATAAATCAGAAAATATTACAAAAAGTATAATAAAATTTATTTCAAAGTTACAAAAAGGAACAGTTAAAACTATTACTTTTGATCGTGGTAAAGAATTTAGTAAATGAAAATTAATCGAAAAAAATTGTAATGTTAAGATTTATTTTGCAGATCCTGGTAAACCTTGTCAAAGAGGTTTAAATGAAAATAATAATGGTATTTTAAGAAGATATTTACCAAAATCTACAGATCTATCTTCATATAAACAAAAAGATTTAAATACTATAGCATTTCAAATTAATTCTACACCCAGAAAATCACTATCTTATAAAAGACCAATAGATTTAATACAATTATTTTAA
- a CDS encoding DNA cytosine methyltransferase: MSKLKFIDLFAGIGGLSLPFRELGMECVFSSEIDKFAVQTYIENFNEIPFGDIREISEESIPNHDLLLGGFPCQAFSIAGKRKGFNDDRGNLFYEIVRILSFHKPKAFLLENVKGLMNHEKGNTFRTILNNLTDLGYKVTYKILNARNFGLPQNRERVYIVGFLEHSIDFQFPTSFNKPTAVSDIIENNIDKKYTISDKLWNSHQERKERNRSKGNGFGYSLVYKNSEYTSTLSARYYKDGSEILLYQENNNPRKLTPRECANLQGFPSNFKIIVSDNQSYKQFGNSVAVAVVREIAKEIVKLLERVKF; this comes from the coding sequence TTGAGTAAATTAAAATTTATAGATTTATTTGCTGGAATTGGTGGCTTAAGTTTACCTTTTAGAGAATTAGGAATGGAATGTGTTTTTAGTAGTGAAATAGATAAATTTGCAGTGCAAACATATATTGAAAATTTTAATGAAATACCTTTTGGAGATATCAGAGAAATATCTGAAGAAAGTATACCAAATCATGATTTATTATTAGGTGGTTTTCCTTGTCAAGCTTTTTCAATTGCAGGAAAAAGAAAAGGTTTTAACGATGATCGTGGTAATTTATTTTATGAAATAGTTAGAATATTATCTTTTCATAAACCAAAAGCATTTTTATTAGAAAATGTGAAAGGTTTAATGAATCACGAAAAAGGTAATACCTTTAGAACTATTTTAAATAATCTAACAGATTTAGGTTATAAAGTTACTTATAAGATATTAAATGCTCGAAATTTTGGTCTTCCTCAAAATAGAGAAAGAGTATACATAGTTGGTTTTTTAGAACATAGTATAGATTTTCAGTTTCCTACTTCTTTTAATAAGCCAACAGCAGTTTCCGATATAATAGAAAATAATATTGATAAAAAATATACAATTTCTGATAAACTTTGAAACAGTCATCAGGAAAGAAAAGAGCGTAATAGGTCTAAAGGAAATGGATTTGGTTATTCATTGGTGTATAAAAATTCAGAGTATACAAGTACTTTATCGGCCAGATATTATAAAGACGGATCAGAAATATTATTATATCAAGAAAATAATAATCCAAGAAAATTAACTCCAAGAGAGTGTGCTAATTTGCAAGGATTTCCAAGTAATTTTAAAATTATTGTTAGTGATAATCAATCTTATAAACAGTTTGGAAATTCGGTTGCTGTAGCAGTCGTTAGAGAAATAGCTAAAGAAATTGTTAAATTATTAGAAAGAGTAAAATTTTAA
- a CDS encoding IS5 family transposase (programmed frameshift): MHKNYPSHVTKEQFENIKSILENSKKKTKPRSLDLYEVFCAILYVLKSGCQWRMLPKNFPKWQTVYYYFQIWSKNNGKEPSVLQLILKKLVKKVRINNNRKEQTSFCIIDSQSVKNTDTTENKGYDAGKKISGIKRHIVVDSQGLPHAIYITTAEKTDRNSAIIMIENEKENLSAVQKIIVDAGYTGEKFASEIKTIINANVEVIKRNELHTFVVLPKRWIVERSFAWLEKYRRLWKNCERKLNTSLQMVVLSFISVLLKRF, translated from the exons ATGCATAAAAATTATCCAAGTCATGTCACCAAAGAACAATTTGAGAACATAAAATCAATTTTAGAAAATAGCAAAAAGAAAACAAAACCAAGAAGTTTAGATTTATATGAAGTATTTTGTGCAATTTTATATGTATTAAAAAGTGGTTGTCAATGAAGAATGCTACCAAAAAATTTTCCAAAATGACAAACTGTATATTATTATTTTCAAATTTGAAGTAAAAATAATGGTAAAGAACCTAGTGTATTGCAATTAATTTTA AAAAAATTAGTTAAAAAAGTTCGTATCAATAATAATCGCAAAGAACAAACTAGTTTTTGTATAATTGATTCGCAAAGTGTTAAAAATACAGATACTACTGAAAATAAAGGTTATGATGCTGGTAAAAAGATTTCAGGCATAAAACGTCATATTGTTGTTGATTCTCAAGGTTTACCACATGCAATTTACATAACCACAGCAGAAAAAACAGATCGTAATAGCGCTATAATAATGATTGAAAATGAAAAAGAAAATCTTTCTGCAGTTCAAAAAATAATAGTAGATGCTGGTTATACTGGTGAAAAATTTGCTTCTGAAATCAAAACAATCATAAATGCAAATGTTGAAGTGATAAAACGTAATGAATTACATACTTTTGTAGTATTACCAAAAAGATGAATTGTAGAACGAAGCTTTGCTTGATTAGAAAAATACAGAAGATTATGAAAAAATTGCGAAAGAAAACTAAATACTAGTTTACAAATGGTTGTTCTTTCATTTATTTCAGTTTTATTAAAAAGATTCTAA